In a genomic window of uncultured Flavobacterium sp.:
- a CDS encoding class IIb bacteriocin, lactobin A/cerein 7B family, with the protein MNLESLNLVELNAQEVQEVDGGFLPLLLAIIEIGGACYATGYAIGYFTKH; encoded by the coding sequence ATGAATTTAGAAAGTTTAAATTTAGTAGAGCTTAATGCTCAGGAAGTACAAGAAGTTGATGGTGGATTTTTACCTTTACTTTTGGCAATTATTGAAATTGGAGGTGCTTGCTATGCTACAGGTTATGCGATAGGATATTTTACGAAACATTAA